One Mus musculus strain C57BL/6J chromosome X, GRCm38.p6 C57BL/6J DNA window includes the following coding sequences:
- the Btbd35f3 gene encoding germ cell-less homolog 1 family member, translated as MGLLVSRVLRCRDSSLLEPQPEAIAGASYIPGSRKRKRNSLEELATSSNVHGPQNQRMYPHQVLNYIYWKRVKISSNDAYQNLFLDGHDSDIKIRALGKTWCLHKVFLCQSGYFANILKGTWRESHHGVINLIIKNIDTRSLHFVFGALYTDADLSITPLEVPQVLAAACLLRVDRVIQQCEGIMKETINRNTVCSYYLAAETYRLKAVKTRCFEWLLCNLMVHPSVALYKEVDLKLMYLLALSSDLLVMQKEIDVYTTLKIWMFLYLNPCWNGTMKQLLQHANNWLSTHMAYVDNISFLESEEGLIFQPVFKKLRFQHIICDLTSTTILEQDRLIPMAWLSPIYKQQWLTLLRTQEYGVIGPQVINEQELEECTMRCGTMIPKDGRYTWKWSVGRLGFPLRVTFTRQCVILRQRCQRCDGSACHNHIRNVIFRITLVCFDSNKRVTFRKTTGYKILTFEYKEEQIVMKLDSDVLTFPMCIFCNFLFVNLGNAENK; from the coding sequence ATGGGGCTTTTAGTCAGCAGGGTCTTGAGATGCAGGGATTCCAGTCTGTTAGAGCCACAGCCAGAAGCCATAGCCGGAGCCAGCTACATTCCTGGCAGTCGCAAGCGAAAAAGAaacagtttggaggagttggcaaCAAGTTCTAATGTTCATGGACCTCAAAACCAGCGAATGTATCCACATCAAGTTCTCAACTACATCTACTGGAAAAGGGTTAAGATCTCATCTAATGATGCttatcaaaacttatttttggACGGGCATGATAGCGACATTAAAATCCGTGCTCTGGGAAAAACATGGTGTTTacacaaagtatttttatgtcagtCAGGCTACTTTGCTAACATTCTCAAAGGTACTTGGAGAGAATCACACCATGGTGTTATAAATCTGATCATTAAGAATATTGATACCCGATCTCTGCATTTTGTGTTTGGTGCTTTGTACACGGATGCGGATTTGTCAATAACACCTCTGGAAGTTCCTCAAGTTTTGGCAGCAGCATGCCTGCTTCGGGTGGATCGAGTAATTCAGCAGTGTGAAGGAATCATGAAAGAAACTATCAACAGGAACACTGTGTGCTCCTATTATTTGGCAGCAGAAACCTATagattaaaagcagtaaagacgAGATGCTTTGAATGGCTTCTTTGCAATTTGATGGTACATCCAAGTGTGGCACTTTACAAGGAAGTAGACTTGAAGTTGATGTATCTTCTAGCACTGTCTTCTGACTTACTAGTCATGCAAAAGGAGATTGATGTATATACCACACTAAAAATATGGATGTTCCTTTATCTTAATCCATGCTGGAACGGAACCATGAAACAGCTTTTACAACACGCAAACAACTGGCTTTCCACCCACATGGCATATGTTGATAACATCAGTTTTCTTGAAAGTGAAGAAGGACTAATATTTCAACCAGTGTTTAAAAAGCTGAGATTTCAGCACATCATCTGTGACTTGACTTCCACAACTATTCTTGAACAAGATCGACTAATACCTATGGCATGGTTGTCACCCATTTACAAACAACAGTGGTTGACTTTGCTGCGAACACAAGAATATGGGGTAATTGGACCACAAGTTATCAATGAACAAGAACTTGAAGAATGCACCATGAGGTGTGGTACAATGATCCCCAAGGATGGAAGATATACTTGGAAGTGGTCAGTTGGACGACTTGGCTTTCCTTTACGTGTGACCTTTACCAGGCAGTGTGTAATTTTAAGGCAACGGTGTCAGAGGTGTGATGGTTCTGCTTGCCACAACCATATCCGAAATGTCATATTCAGAATAACTTTGGTGTGTTTTGATTCCAACAAAAGAGTAACTTTCAGAAAGACAACAGGTTATAAAATCCTCACCTTTGAATATAAGGAGGAGCAAATTGTAATGAAATTGGATAGTGATGTTCTAACCTTCCCTATGTGTATATTCTGCAATTTCCTTTTTGTAAACCtaggaaatgcagaaaacaagtaa